A genomic region of Candidatus Rokuibacteriota bacterium contains the following coding sequences:
- a CDS encoding ribbon-helix-helix protein, CopG family codes for MTFTLDLETVEQLRRAAARLARPQSHVVREAIREYADRIGKLSEQERLRLLQVFDTVVPAIPSRPLAQVQAELAHLRAARRRRGRGRRVPAR; via the coding sequence ATGACGTTCACCCTCGACCTGGAGACCGTGGAGCAACTGCGGCGCGCCGCGGCCCGGCTCGCCCGGCCACAGAGCCACGTGGTGCGCGAGGCCATCCGGGAGTACGCTGACCGGATCGGCAAGCTCAGCGAGCAGGAACGGCTTCGCCTGCTTCAGGTCTTTGACACCGTGGTGCCGGCGATTCCTTCCCGGCCTCTCGCTCAGGTCCAGGCTGAGCTGGCTCACCTCCGAGCGGCTAGGCGCCGGAGAGGCAGGGGGCGCCGGGTGCCAGCCCGGTGA
- a CDS encoding type II toxin-antitoxin system VapC family toxin, translating to MIHLDTSVLVDALTGPKRSAPQLRTWIERGERILLSALVLYEWLRGPRLQEEIEAQEALFPQEAAVPFGPREALLAADLHRTLRRPRGRELDLAVAACALAHGAALWTLNREDFRDIPDLTLV from the coding sequence GTGATCCACCTTGATACCTCAGTGCTCGTCGATGCCCTCACCGGGCCCAAGCGGTCAGCTCCCCAGCTCCGGACGTGGATCGAACGAGGAGAGCGGATCCTGCTGAGCGCGCTGGTGCTCTACGAGTGGCTTCGCGGGCCACGCCTCCAGGAGGAGATCGAGGCCCAGGAAGCGCTCTTCCCGCAGGAGGCAGCCGTGCCCTTCGGCCCTCGGGAGGCGCTCCTCGCCGCCGACCTCCACCGGACCCTCCGCCGCCCGCGCGGACGGGAGCTGGACCTCGCCGTAGCCGCCTGCGCGCTGGCGCATGGCGCCGCGCTCTGGACCCTGAACCGGGAGGACTTCCGGGATATTCCCGACCTCACGCTGGTTTGA
- a CDS encoding universal stress protein, translating into MKRILVPLDGSLLSESVLPVAEEWAKEDGTEVILLRAVEAHHVRGPDDARAQIRSVDEGEAYLRGVADRLERRGIQQVRWAIWYSEPVWAITEAAGVNAVDLIAMATHGRGGLGRLVLGSVAAGVVRSVQAPVLLIRGQSAWKPWAAGKVLVPLDGSEASEAVLPVVERLAVPRGLSIVLVQVIDPRPSADLDDSSVRLGERMVELATLRHQEAERYLVKVAEPMKEKGLRVECEVHQGSPAETIAAFAAHARADLIAMTTHARGGLERLFFGSVAEGVLRHASVPVLLLKAGRIEP; encoded by the coding sequence ATGAAACGGATCCTGGTTCCACTGGACGGATCGCTCCTCTCTGAGTCGGTCCTCCCCGTGGCCGAAGAATGGGCGAAGGAGGACGGGACCGAGGTGATCCTCCTCCGGGCGGTTGAGGCCCACCACGTCCGCGGTCCCGACGATGCCAGGGCGCAGATACGCTCAGTGGATGAGGGAGAGGCGTATCTGAGGGGTGTTGCCGACCGACTGGAGCGGCGGGGCATCCAGCAGGTTCGCTGGGCGATCTGGTACAGCGAACCCGTCTGGGCCATTACCGAAGCGGCCGGGGTGAACGCCGTGGATCTGATCGCCATGGCGACGCACGGCCGCGGCGGGCTGGGCCGCCTGGTGCTGGGGAGCGTGGCCGCGGGCGTGGTGCGCTCGGTCCAGGCGCCGGTGCTCCTCATCCGGGGCCAGTCAGCCTGGAAGCCATGGGCCGCGGGGAAGGTCCTGGTGCCGCTCGACGGGTCGGAGGCGTCCGAGGCCGTTCTCCCGGTCGTCGAGCGTCTGGCCGTGCCGCGCGGGCTGTCGATCGTGCTGGTCCAGGTGATCGACCCGCGCCCGTCCGCCGACCTCGACGACAGTTCCGTCAGGTTGGGTGAACGGATGGTCGAGCTGGCGACGCTCAGGCACCAGGAGGCCGAGCGCTATCTGGTCAAGGTCGCCGAACCGATGAAGGAGAAGGGTCTTCGGGTGGAGTGCGAGGTCCATCAGGGAAGCCCCGCCGAGACGATCGCGGCCTTCGCCGCACACGCGCGTGCAGATCTCATCGCCATGACGACGCACGCCCGGGGCGGCCTCGAGCGTCTCTTCTTCGGGAGCGTGGCCGAGGGGGTCCTCAGACACGCCTCGGTGCCTGTCCTCCTCCTCAAGGCCGGGCGCATCGAGCCATGA
- a CDS encoding formylmethanofuran dehydrogenase, with amino-acid sequence MRPLDELLQEAVTFHGHLCPGQVLGVRMAIAGCRELAVVEPKSMQKNLVVFVEIDRCATDAIQAVTGCSLGRRTLKHVDYGKMAATFVNLVTGEALRVVARDDARELAAAYAPGVVGPREAQIAAYRVMPEAQLLRFEPVVVLPGWLDRRRVRVPCQLCGEGVNYGREVPSNGLTVCRACFAGAYYLPRAPAARAAPTTAGTQRSPGRGDGRTASIRQDEDRRRAIPGAEASRTP; translated from the coding sequence ATGAGGCCGCTCGACGAGCTCCTCCAGGAGGCGGTGACCTTCCACGGCCACCTCTGTCCCGGCCAGGTCCTCGGGGTGCGCATGGCGATCGCCGGCTGCCGCGAGCTCGCCGTCGTGGAGCCGAAGAGCATGCAGAAAAACCTGGTCGTCTTCGTCGAGATCGACCGCTGCGCGACCGACGCCATTCAGGCCGTCACCGGCTGCTCCCTCGGCCGGCGAACCCTCAAGCACGTCGACTACGGCAAGATGGCGGCCACCTTCGTGAATCTCGTCACCGGCGAGGCCCTGCGTGTGGTGGCGCGCGACGATGCCCGCGAGCTCGCCGCGGCCTATGCTCCCGGCGTGGTGGGCCCGCGCGAGGCCCAGATCGCCGCGTACCGGGTGATGCCCGAGGCCCAGCTCCTGCGCTTCGAGCCCGTGGTCGTCCTGCCCGGGTGGCTGGATCGGCGACGCGTCCGCGTCCCCTGCCAGCTGTGCGGCGAGGGAGTGAACTACGGCCGCGAGGTCCCGTCGAACGGGCTCACCGTGTGCCGGGCTTGCTTCGCCGGGGCGTACTACCTGCCGCGGGCTCCCGCCGCGCGCGCGGCTCCGACGACGGCCGGCACCCAACGCTCCCCCGGCCGGGGAGACGGGAGAACGGCATCCATCCGCCAGGACGAGGACCGCCGTCGCGCGATCCCCGGTGCCGAGGCGAGCAGGACCCCATGA
- a CDS encoding HAMP domain-containing protein, giving the protein MKMININKLFPRLSIRAKLVVAFCLFGVVPVAVVGGYGAAHSFRLLNDVIHDRLRDGVLMKAEEIQRFLDEVQGNGLFLSRLPTLQALIDLPPRAREERGRLVFRLGQEFLSFSRSHPAYYQIRYIDERGREIVRADFDEKSHGLVPPDRLQDKQDRYYFREAMTTPPGTIYVSPMDLNIERGAVEVPHKPVVRYAMALQTGRGEPRGIIILNLYASHILRRVLALGQEMGDVSLASSAGFYLSRSEWIRADRDSFGSSNPPFPSWLASYSERLRYGQDFSGLRREQQLSKDFTPDLSATILGGHAGTVVEPGLRGRIVAFVPIFPRRDRQGEFWVLTHAYRKTEVLSSIRSLQVLILVLGGGVLVVALVLGVAAARQFTRPITELIRGAEAVAQGEFDRPIRVETNDEIEDLADQFNRMAGHLKEHEQGLLDARARAERKTREAQALSRIGTEISRLLSLTQVLQLVVEKARELLQGDVAILCLEEPGVGLRVGAASGPPEALSLRPGEPLDAIACVKVGFPEALCPVAHGVRLPTHVAVPLKSGERVVGNLCVGYWVARPVSQDELEFLDGLANQAAIAIENARLHRQVRDLAALEERERIGQVLHVGVIQSIYAAGLGLEECVRLAEEDPREVAPKLEAAIDSLNTVIRDVRNYIVGLQPEELRERGLSRSLADLARGLALNALLHSELEVEPGVDESLTPEQNGHLFHICREALTNVVKHARASRVALTMERGSGILFLTVKDDGVGFEPEQHDGGGRGLRNMGERARRLGGSLSIESAPGQGTRITLEVPQENA; this is encoded by the coding sequence TTGAAGATGATCAACATCAACAAGCTTTTTCCGCGGCTCTCGATCCGGGCCAAGCTGGTCGTCGCTTTCTGTCTTTTCGGGGTGGTTCCCGTCGCGGTCGTGGGGGGATACGGCGCCGCCCACTCCTTCCGCCTTCTTAACGACGTCATTCATGATCGCCTGAGAGATGGGGTGCTCATGAAGGCCGAGGAGATCCAGCGCTTTCTCGACGAGGTGCAAGGGAACGGCCTCTTCCTGAGCCGCCTCCCCACCCTTCAGGCCCTCATCGACCTCCCGCCACGAGCCCGCGAGGAGCGGGGGCGTCTGGTCTTCCGCCTCGGCCAGGAGTTCCTATCCTTCTCCCGCTCCCATCCGGCCTACTACCAGATCCGATACATTGATGAGCGCGGGAGGGAAATCGTCCGAGCCGATTTCGACGAGAAGAGTCACGGCCTTGTGCCGCCCGATCGCCTTCAGGATAAACAGGATCGCTACTACTTCAGGGAGGCCATGACGACCCCCCCTGGGACTATCTACGTCTCCCCCATGGACCTCAACATCGAGCGGGGAGCGGTAGAGGTCCCCCACAAGCCTGTGGTCCGTTACGCAATGGCCCTGCAGACCGGCAGGGGAGAGCCGCGGGGGATCATCATCCTCAACCTTTACGCGTCCCACATCCTGCGTCGGGTCCTGGCTCTCGGTCAGGAGATGGGGGACGTCTCCCTGGCCAGTTCCGCCGGTTTCTACCTTTCGCGCTCGGAATGGATTCGCGCCGACCGAGATTCGTTTGGCTCGAGCAACCCTCCCTTTCCCTCCTGGTTGGCTTCTTATTCGGAGCGGCTCCGGTACGGCCAGGATTTCTCAGGCCTGAGACGAGAGCAGCAGCTCTCTAAGGACTTCACTCCGGACCTGTCGGCCACCATCCTCGGGGGGCACGCAGGAACCGTTGTGGAGCCCGGCCTCCGGGGCAGGATCGTGGCCTTCGTCCCGATATTCCCGCGTCGGGACCGTCAAGGAGAGTTTTGGGTCCTCACCCATGCTTACCGCAAGACCGAAGTCCTCTCCTCCATCCGCTCGCTTCAGGTTTTGATACTGGTACTGGGTGGAGGTGTCCTCGTCGTCGCTCTCGTGCTGGGCGTGGCGGCTGCCCGCCAGTTCACGCGTCCGATCACCGAGCTGATCCGCGGTGCCGAGGCCGTCGCCCAGGGAGAGTTTGATCGCCCCATCCGGGTAGAGACCAACGACGAGATCGAGGATTTAGCCGACCAGTTCAACCGGATGGCCGGTCACCTCAAGGAGCACGAGCAGGGGCTGCTGGACGCGCGGGCGCGGGCTGAGCGAAAGACTCGGGAGGCCCAGGCCCTCTCCCGGATCGGAACCGAGATCTCCCGCCTCCTCTCGCTCACCCAGGTCCTCCAGCTCGTGGTGGAGAAGGCCCGAGAGCTCCTCCAGGGCGACGTCGCCATCCTCTGCCTGGAAGAACCCGGGGTGGGGCTCAGAGTCGGCGCCGCGAGCGGGCCTCCGGAAGCCCTCTCGCTCCGCCCCGGAGAGCCGCTGGACGCTATCGCGTGCGTGAAGGTCGGATTCCCGGAGGCCCTCTGTCCCGTCGCCCACGGCGTCCGGCTCCCTACCCACGTCGCCGTTCCCCTCAAGAGCGGTGAACGCGTGGTGGGGAACCTCTGCGTGGGGTACTGGGTCGCGCGCCCCGTCAGCCAGGACGAATTGGAGTTCCTCGACGGGCTCGCCAACCAGGCCGCCATCGCCATCGAGAACGCCCGGCTCCATCGGCAAGTCCGGGACCTCGCCGCGCTGGAGGAGCGGGAGCGGATCGGGCAGGTCCTGCACGTCGGCGTCATCCAGTCGATCTATGCCGCGGGGCTCGGCCTCGAGGAGTGTGTGCGGCTCGCCGAAGAGGATCCGCGGGAGGTCGCGCCCAAACTGGAGGCGGCCATCGACAGCCTGAACACGGTGATCCGCGACGTCAGGAACTACATCGTCGGGCTCCAGCCCGAGGAGCTCCGGGAACGGGGACTGAGCCGCTCCCTGGCCGACCTCGCCCGCGGGCTGGCCCTCAACGCCCTGCTCCACTCTGAGCTTGAAGTGGAGCCGGGGGTCGACGAGTCTCTCACTCCTGAGCAGAACGGGCACCTCTTCCACATCTGCCGGGAGGCCCTCACGAACGTGGTCAAACATGCCAGGGCCTCCCGGGTCGCGCTGACCATGGAACGGGGGAGCGGGATCCTCTTCCTTACGGTCAAGGACGACGGGGTTGGCTTCGAGCCCGAGCAGCATGACGGCGGGGGGCGAGGGCTTCGCAACATGGGGGAGCGGGCGCGGCGTCTGGGAGGGTCGCTCAGCATCGAGAGCGCGCCAGGGCAGGGGACCCGGATCACCTTAGAGGTCCCACAGGAGAATGCATGA
- a CDS encoding sigma-54-dependent Fis family transcriptional regulator gives MPEARERILVVDDEENMVHFLSKLLRGEGFEVEGVRTGEAALERLRAGPFELVLTDLKLPDTDGIGILKVARELHPETVVILITAYGTIESAIEAMRAGAYDYVTKPFRATEILQVVEKALERVRLRREVIQLRQAVEARFGFASLVGKSAKMQEVYTQIEKVAAARGAVLIQGESGTGKELVAKAIHFNSPRKSGPFVVIDCGAIPEALQESELFGHERGAFTGAVATKKGLFEEAHGGTLFLDEVAELASGLQAKLLRALQDGEIRRVGGTRALHVDARIICATNRDLATEVREGTFREDLFYRLNVFPIFLPPLRERREDLPLLVDHFRDRLAPDGGRPPKRLSPEALRAMMAYPWPGNVRELEHAIERAALLSEGEEVTVRDLPPEILAPKDELTVILPDSAVSFKETLGRLIREVEARLIRRALGQSGNNRTEAARLLGISRRALLYKLKAYGLGRS, from the coding sequence ATGCCTGAGGCGCGGGAGCGGATCCTCGTCGTTGACGACGAGGAGAACATGGTCCACTTCCTGAGCAAGCTCCTCCGCGGCGAGGGGTTCGAGGTCGAGGGGGTGCGGACGGGGGAGGCCGCCCTCGAGCGGCTGCGGGCCGGTCCCTTCGAGTTGGTGCTCACGGATCTGAAGCTGCCCGATACCGACGGGATCGGGATCCTCAAGGTAGCCCGGGAGCTCCACCCCGAGACCGTGGTGATTCTCATCACGGCCTACGGCACCATCGAGTCCGCCATCGAGGCCATGCGGGCGGGGGCCTACGATTACGTGACGAAGCCGTTCCGGGCCACCGAGATCCTCCAGGTGGTGGAGAAAGCCCTGGAGCGGGTGCGCCTCCGCCGCGAGGTCATCCAGCTCCGGCAGGCCGTGGAGGCGCGCTTCGGCTTCGCGAGCCTCGTCGGGAAGAGCGCCAAGATGCAGGAGGTCTATACCCAGATCGAGAAAGTCGCGGCGGCCCGTGGTGCCGTCCTCATCCAGGGCGAGAGCGGAACCGGGAAGGAGCTGGTGGCCAAGGCCATCCACTTCAACAGCCCCAGGAAATCGGGGCCGTTCGTGGTGATCGACTGCGGGGCGATCCCGGAGGCCCTCCAGGAGAGCGAACTCTTCGGCCACGAGCGGGGCGCCTTCACGGGTGCCGTCGCCACGAAGAAGGGTCTCTTCGAGGAGGCTCACGGAGGAACGCTCTTTCTGGACGAGGTAGCGGAGCTGGCCTCGGGGCTCCAGGCCAAGCTCCTCCGCGCGCTCCAGGACGGGGAGATCCGGCGCGTCGGGGGAACCAGGGCGCTTCACGTGGACGCCCGGATCATCTGCGCCACCAATCGCGACCTCGCCACAGAGGTCCGGGAGGGGACGTTCCGCGAAGATCTCTTCTATCGCCTGAACGTCTTTCCCATCTTTCTCCCGCCGCTGCGGGAGCGACGGGAAGACCTCCCTCTGCTGGTCGATCACTTCCGCGATCGCCTCGCCCCGGATGGCGGGAGGCCGCCCAAGCGGCTCTCCCCCGAGGCGCTCCGGGCCATGATGGCCTACCCGTGGCCGGGCAACGTCAGGGAGCTGGAGCACGCCATTGAGCGGGCGGCGCTCCTGAGCGAGGGCGAGGAGGTCACCGTCCGCGACCTGCCGCCGGAAATCCTCGCGCCCAAGGACGAGCTGACCGTGATCCTGCCGGACTCCGCCGTGAGCTTCAAGGAGACCCTGGGGCGCCTGATCCGGGAGGTGGAGGCGAGGCTCATCCGCCGCGCGCTCGGGCAGTCGGGAAACAACCGGACCGAGGCGGCCCGGCTCCTCGGCATCAGCCGGCGGGCCCTGCTCTATAAGCTCAAGGCCTACGGCCTCGGGCGGTCGTAA
- a CDS encoding TraR/DksA family transcriptional regulator — MEQLRQRLLAERERLRRRIEGMEGQMSDLGGPRPMELAENAQHEGGFAVLTDLDERGWRALAEIEEALARMGAGRYGVCEGCGSAIPRARLDAYPVTRFCLACQAARERGQRSERRPTRV, encoded by the coding sequence TTGGAACAGCTCCGTCAGCGCCTCCTGGCCGAGCGCGAGCGGCTGCGCCGACGCATCGAGGGGATGGAAGGCCAGATGTCCGACCTCGGCGGCCCGCGCCCCATGGAGCTGGCGGAGAACGCCCAACACGAGGGGGGCTTCGCCGTCCTGACGGACCTGGACGAGCGGGGGTGGAGGGCCCTGGCCGAGATCGAGGAGGCGCTGGCCAGAATGGGCGCCGGCCGCTACGGGGTCTGCGAAGGGTGCGGATCGGCGATCCCGCGGGCCAGGCTCGACGCATATCCGGTCACGCGATTCTGCCTGGCCTGTCAGGCCGCGCGCGAACGCGGTCAACGAAGCGAGCGACGGCCTACCCGTGTCTGA
- a CDS encoding universal stress protein: MGQKIPKILVALDGSPGSEAVLPTVAELARAKGAKVCLLHVAPVVDAVIMDGRVIAYSDQETDRVAQEVLAYLKNVAAQLPGVGVELVVHFGDPAEEIAREAESGGADLIALATHHWTGVRRLLKGSVAEKVERTTAVPVLLVRYGVSLAA; the protein is encoded by the coding sequence ATGGGGCAGAAGATCCCGAAGATCCTGGTGGCGCTCGATGGATCGCCGGGGAGCGAAGCGGTGCTTCCGACCGTCGCGGAGCTGGCGAGGGCCAAGGGCGCAAAGGTGTGCCTGCTCCACGTGGCGCCGGTCGTGGACGCCGTGATCATGGACGGTCGCGTGATCGCGTACTCCGATCAGGAGACCGACCGGGTCGCGCAGGAGGTTCTGGCGTACCTCAAGAACGTCGCGGCTCAGCTGCCGGGAGTCGGCGTCGAGCTGGTCGTCCACTTCGGCGATCCGGCTGAGGAAATCGCCAGGGAGGCCGAATCCGGAGGCGCCGACCTCATCGCGCTGGCCACTCACCACTGGACCGGCGTCAGGCGACTCCTCAAAGGCAGCGTGGCCGAAAAGGTCGAGCGGACCACCGCAGTCCCCGTGCTCCTGGTTCGGTACGGAGTGAGCTTGGCCGCCTGA
- a CDS encoding response regulator — protein MSGVPKGLKVLIVEDEADLATTCARLLRRMGHVPLVTLSGQEAVELIEREHPDLVLTDLRLPTVDGFAVLRHARRSARKIPVILFTAYTSQASRQQALEQGAAVYLPKPFTAAGLHAAVEQALAGGSERPRGGA, from the coding sequence ATGAGTGGAGTTCCCAAGGGGCTGAAGGTTTTGATCGTGGAAGACGAGGCGGACCTGGCGACGACCTGCGCCCGCCTGCTCCGGCGGATGGGGCACGTCCCGCTCGTCACGTTGAGCGGCCAGGAAGCTGTCGAGCTCATCGAGCGAGAGCATCCTGACCTGGTCCTCACGGACCTGCGCCTCCCGACGGTGGATGGCTTCGCGGTCTTGCGCCACGCCCGGCGGAGCGCGCGGAAGATCCCGGTGATCCTCTTCACCGCGTACACCTCTCAAGCGTCGCGGCAGCAAGCCCTGGAGCAGGGGGCCGCGGTGTACCTGCCCAAACCGTTCACCGCCGCCGGGCTCCACGCCGCCGTCGAGCAGGCGCTCGCTGGCGGCTCCGAGCGCCCTCGGGGCGGAGCGTGA
- a CDS encoding response regulator transcription factor yields MSGRKIAVLLVDDHEVVRVGLRSLLARERGIEVVGEAGNAAGAVAQAARLRPDVVVMDVRLPDRSGVEACREIRSADPAIQVIMLTSYADDEAVFNSIVAGASGYLLKQIRGQELLRAIETVAAGQSLLDPAVTQKVLERMKRLASGRQPDEIAALSAQERKVLALVADGKTNKEIAGALGLSDKTVKNYLSHVFEKLNLSRRAEAAAFFARRRSPLSDPLP; encoded by the coding sequence ATGAGCGGCAGGAAAATCGCAGTCCTCCTCGTGGACGACCACGAGGTGGTGCGCGTCGGCCTCCGCTCTCTCCTGGCCAGGGAGCGGGGCATCGAGGTCGTCGGCGAGGCCGGCAACGCCGCCGGGGCGGTGGCCCAGGCGGCCCGCCTTCGGCCTGACGTGGTGGTCATGGACGTGAGGCTTCCGGACCGGAGCGGCGTGGAGGCCTGCCGGGAGATCCGGAGTGCGGATCCCGCGATCCAGGTGATCATGCTCACCTCCTACGCCGACGACGAGGCCGTCTTCAACTCCATCGTCGCGGGAGCCTCTGGCTACCTCCTCAAACAGATCCGGGGGCAGGAGCTGCTCCGCGCCATCGAGACTGTGGCGGCCGGGCAATCTCTCCTCGATCCGGCCGTGACCCAGAAAGTCCTGGAAAGGATGAAGCGTCTGGCTTCCGGGCGCCAGCCTGACGAGATCGCCGCGCTCTCGGCTCAGGAGCGGAAGGTGCTGGCCCTCGTCGCCGACGGGAAGACCAACAAGGAGATCGCGGGGGCCTTGGGGCTCAGCGACAAGACCGTGAAGAACTATCTGTCCCACGTCTTCGAAAAGCTCAACCTCTCACGTCGTGCGGAGGCCGCCGCCTTCTTCGCCCGCCGTCGCTCCCCGCTTTCTGACCCGCTCCCGTAG
- a CDS encoding hemerythrin domain-containing protein yields the protein MTRNIPLASAGHGHHGAAGPTGMLREEHEVILRALALLERFSQRIEAGEPVDREGLAWLRDFFSTFADRCHHGKEEQHLFPALHRYGVPREGGPLGVMLHEHEEGRGLLRAMAQGDDRETATAIRRYAALLRGHIDKENGVLFPLAEQLLPDDEQRRLAHAFEAVEQEVAGAGVHERLLCRLAELEREVATG from the coding sequence ATGACGCGCAACATTCCGCTCGCGAGCGCCGGGCACGGTCACCACGGGGCGGCCGGTCCCACCGGGATGCTCCGCGAGGAGCACGAGGTGATCCTGAGGGCGCTGGCTCTCCTCGAGCGTTTCAGCCAGCGGATCGAGGCCGGGGAACCTGTGGACCGGGAGGGCCTGGCGTGGCTCCGGGACTTTTTCAGCACGTTCGCCGACCGCTGCCACCACGGCAAGGAGGAGCAGCACCTCTTTCCGGCCCTGCACCGCTACGGCGTTCCGCGCGAGGGCGGGCCGCTGGGTGTCATGCTCCACGAGCACGAAGAGGGACGTGGGCTGCTCCGGGCCATGGCCCAGGGGGATGACCGGGAGACCGCGACGGCCATCAGGCGATACGCGGCGCTCCTGCGCGGCCATATTGACAAGGAGAACGGGGTCCTCTTCCCGCTGGCCGAACAACTCCTTCCCGACGACGAGCAGCGCCGGCTGGCGCATGCCTTCGAGGCGGTCGAGCAGGAGGTCGCCGGCGCCGGCGTCCACGAGCGACTCCTGTGCCGGCTCGCCGAACTCGAACGGGAGGTGGCGACGGGATAG
- a CDS encoding phosphotransferase has translation MIERRELERYLGRVLGAPVELLALRPLKGAIAEGDDPKAYGYGMPFEIECLVDGEPRKFVLSRARPERGFGRDYPADRAWSALWAHGAYNVFPRHVTSHDVGFRRRSGEMVSAGDAVEFFQLVEKAEGQPYWLDLDRLRTEPAAARDLARVDALARFLAGVHAKRLDAPWLYHRRIRELVGHGECLMGILDSYPHPDPLLPAETCVALEQSAVAWRWRLRSFAHRLASVHGDFHPWNVLFREGTDFSLLDRSRGEWGEPADDVAALTINYLFFGLLRGPGLAAPFQRLFDRFFETYLDASRDRELLQVLPPFFMFRALVLAHPLWYPTVPATARLALLRFARAMGELLPFDPGAVGRTLTGGL, from the coding sequence ATGATCGAGCGACGAGAGCTTGAACGCTATCTCGGCCGGGTGCTGGGCGCCCCTGTCGAGCTTCTGGCGCTCCGGCCACTCAAGGGCGCCATCGCCGAGGGCGACGACCCGAAGGCGTACGGCTACGGCATGCCCTTCGAGATCGAGTGCCTGGTTGACGGCGAGCCGAGGAAATTCGTCCTGTCGCGGGCCCGGCCGGAGCGTGGCTTCGGCCGTGACTACCCGGCGGACCGGGCGTGGAGCGCGCTCTGGGCCCATGGAGCCTACAACGTCTTCCCGCGCCACGTCACGAGCCACGACGTCGGCTTCCGCCGGAGGTCGGGAGAGATGGTGTCGGCCGGGGACGCCGTGGAGTTCTTCCAGCTCGTGGAGAAGGCCGAGGGTCAGCCGTACTGGCTCGACCTGGACCGGCTCCGCACGGAACCGGCTGCGGCGCGAGACCTGGCGCGGGTGGACGCGCTCGCCCGCTTCCTGGCGGGCGTCCACGCCAAGCGCCTGGACGCGCCGTGGCTCTACCACCGGCGTATCCGCGAGCTGGTCGGCCACGGCGAGTGTCTCATGGGAATCCTGGACAGCTATCCTCACCCGGACCCGCTGCTCCCGGCGGAGACCTGTGTGGCCCTGGAGCAGAGCGCGGTCGCCTGGCGCTGGCGCCTCCGGAGCTTCGCCCACCGGCTCGCCTCCGTGCACGGCGACTTCCATCCCTGGAACGTGCTCTTTCGAGAGGGGACGGACTTTTCGCTGCTGGATCGAAGTCGGGGCGAGTGGGGCGAGCCCGCCGACGACGTCGCGGCCCTCACCATCAACTACCTGTTCTTCGGTCTCCTCCGCGGGCCGGGGCTCGCCGCGCCGTTTCAGCGCCTGTTCGACCGGTTCTTCGAGACGTACCTGGATGCGAGTCGGGATCGCGAGCTCCTCCAGGTGCTCCCGCCGTTCTTCATGTTCAGGGCGCTCGTCCTCGCCCACCCGCTCTGGTATCCGACGGTGCCCGCGACGGCCCGGCTCGCCCTTCTCCGCTTCGCCCGCGCCATGGGCGAGCTGCTGCCGTTCGACCCCGGGGCCGTAGGCCGCACGCTGACGGGTGGGTTGTGA
- a CDS encoding response regulator transcription factor yields the protein MEPSVTVVVVDGNPGTRQEVIRRLGQVSGISVVGEAREPGEALTVVGDRRPDVVITDLRRIAPDGAEFLGRLARAAPRAGIVILTAYLTERERADLTRAGAGAILLKEIDSATLVRTIRTVAARAAAEEGRSEA from the coding sequence ATGGAACCGTCTGTGACAGTGGTGGTCGTCGATGGCAACCCTGGGACACGGCAGGAAGTGATCCGGCGACTCGGGCAGGTTTCGGGGATCTCGGTGGTTGGGGAAGCGAGAGAGCCTGGCGAAGCCCTGACGGTGGTCGGCGACCGACGGCCTGACGTGGTCATCACGGATCTCCGGCGGATCGCTCCCGACGGAGCGGAATTCCTGGGCCGGCTGGCCAGAGCGGCCCCGCGCGCGGGGATCGTGATCCTCACCGCGTACCTCACCGAGCGAGAGCGGGCCGACCTGACGCGGGCCGGAGCCGGGGCGATCCTCCTCAAGGAGATCGACTCCGCGACACTCGTCAGGACGATCCGAACGGTCGCCGCCCGAGCGGCGGCTGAGGAAGGGAGGTCAGAGGCGTGA